From Mucilaginibacter rubeus, a single genomic window includes:
- a CDS encoding PAS domain S-box protein: protein MRFGALRISLVYIVISILWITFSDQLLFLFEHKLSNIEFLWLSSGKGYFFVIVTGLLIFFLIRSDNRKLHMSGAQYRDMYDSNPNPMWIYDPGTLHFVSVNDAAIDAYGYTREEFLSRSILDIRPVEDRSDVIAAAARLEGNINQSGTWRHVKKDGREIIVNITSHQILFNGQTHILVMARDVTEYVIFEQKLERMNQDLLEERRKLRDTQLFTKVAGWEFYPAQRLLVWSDEVYQLTGLDKTDGRDAFDIYLQHIYPEDRPAMTSALEALITEGKQLDVTHRIIALDGSTRYIRQLARLDDSRDPGRKIIGSLQDITEFKQLEHERNKYLYNFENTLNSISDAFFALDTEMKIIRVNDVFLQLIGKKEAEVVGGSIFKLFPKEQNKLYPAYQRALEERVIVRREDYSIVLGKWIRLAAYPTDEGVGVYFSDVTEDKLKDLKLKEAVERYELVSQATKDVVYDLDMIEDKLIYNTSLTQLVLIPVNRIGHDLNWWRALIHPDDIDEVVQSQAKISGQGLTNWECEYRINVGDGVYKYVMDQGYFVYDAQKKPVRLIGAIKDIDALKRSTQENKKLADMIRRVNNMIIVTDPERTVQWVNEAFEEQTGYKLQEICGRQGTDLLVGPDTNNAVLDEFVRRQSLHETFASDILIYTRDKTPVWISAQLSPAYSDGNVFQGYVIICQNITFRREKDEEIRQQNELLREVAWMSSHQIRKPVATMLGLINLLKLAQTKEERDEVLPLLERCAHEMDDVIHRIHEKIPSVQSFGSRL from the coding sequence ATGAGATTTGGAGCCCTCCGGATAAGTTTGGTTTATATTGTCATCAGTATCTTATGGATCACATTTAGCGATCAGTTGCTTTTTCTTTTTGAGCATAAATTAAGCAATATTGAGTTTCTGTGGCTAAGTTCTGGGAAGGGATATTTTTTTGTGATTGTTACCGGCTTATTAATATTTTTCCTGATCCGTTCTGACAACCGAAAACTTCACATGAGCGGAGCCCAATACCGCGACATGTATGATTCCAACCCTAATCCCATGTGGATTTATGATCCGGGTACGCTTCATTTTGTTTCGGTAAATGATGCTGCCATTGATGCTTATGGCTATACCCGCGAGGAATTTCTGAGCAGATCAATTTTGGATATCAGGCCTGTTGAGGATAGATCGGACGTAATTGCCGCCGCCGCCCGGCTGGAAGGCAATATTAACCAAAGCGGTACCTGGCGGCATGTAAAAAAAGACGGCCGCGAAATCATCGTCAACATTACATCGCATCAGATCCTGTTCAACGGGCAAACCCATATCCTTGTTATGGCGCGCGATGTAACAGAGTATGTGATTTTTGAACAAAAACTGGAGCGTATGAACCAGGATCTGCTGGAAGAAAGACGGAAGCTTCGGGATACTCAATTATTTACCAAAGTAGCCGGTTGGGAGTTTTATCCTGCTCAAAGACTGTTGGTTTGGTCGGATGAGGTTTACCAGCTTACTGGTTTAGATAAAACAGATGGGCGCGATGCATTTGATATCTACCTTCAGCACATTTATCCGGAAGACCGCCCGGCGATGACCTCGGCCCTTGAAGCGCTGATTACTGAGGGAAAACAGCTGGACGTTACGCACCGGATAATAGCCCTGGATGGTAGTACCCGTTATATCAGGCAACTGGCCCGCCTTGATGATTCCCGGGATCCTGGTCGTAAAATTATAGGTTCGCTGCAGGATATCACAGAGTTTAAGCAACTTGAGCATGAGCGGAACAAGTACCTTTATAATTTTGAAAATACACTGAACAGTATCAGTGATGCTTTTTTCGCGCTCGATACAGAAATGAAGATCATCCGTGTTAACGATGTGTTTTTGCAGCTGATCGGAAAAAAAGAGGCAGAGGTAGTAGGCGGGAGTATTTTTAAACTTTTTCCGAAAGAGCAAAATAAATTGTATCCTGCTTATCAACGGGCTTTGGAGGAACGGGTCATTGTCAGGCGTGAAGATTATTCTATTGTTTTGGGGAAATGGATCCGGTTGGCGGCATATCCAACAGATGAAGGTGTTGGCGTTTATTTTTCAGATGTTACCGAAGATAAATTAAAAGATCTGAAGTTAAAAGAAGCGGTAGAACGATATGAGCTGGTATCGCAGGCTACCAAAGATGTTGTATATGATCTTGATATGATTGAGGATAAACTGATCTACAATACCAGTCTTACTCAATTGGTTTTAATACCGGTAAACCGGATTGGCCATGACTTAAACTGGTGGCGGGCGCTTATCCACCCTGATGATATTGATGAGGTTGTGCAAAGCCAGGCAAAGATCAGCGGGCAGGGCCTTACCAACTGGGAGTGTGAATACCGGATCAATGTGGGCGATGGGGTTTATAAATATGTTATGGATCAGGGCTATTTTGTTTATGATGCTCAAAAAAAACCTGTTAGGCTGATTGGGGCCATCAAAGATATTGACGCGCTTAAAAGAAGTACACAGGAGAATAAGAAGCTGGCCGATATGATCCGTCGCGTAAATAATATGATAATTGTTACCGATCCGGAACGAACGGTGCAGTGGGTGAATGAAGCCTTTGAAGAGCAAACAGGCTATAAATTACAGGAAATTTGCGGACGGCAGGGTACCGACCTCCTTGTGGGTCCCGACACCAATAATGCCGTATTGGATGAATTTGTCCGCAGGCAATCACTCCACGAAACTTTTGCCTCAGATATATTAATTTACACCAGAGATAAAACTCCTGTCTGGATCTCGGCCCAGTTATCCCCGGCCTATAGCGATGGTAATGTTTTTCAGGGCTACGTGATCATTTGTCAAAATATTACGTTCCGGAGGGAAAAAGACGAAGAGATCAGGCAGCAAAACGAATTGTTGCGCGAAGTAGCGTGGATGAGTTCGCACCAGATCCGAAAACCGGTGGCTACCATGCTCGGCCTGATCAATTTGTTAAAATTAGCGCAGACAAAAGAAGAACGTGATGAAGTTTTACCTTTATTGGAACGTTGCGCGCACGAAATGGATGATGTTATACATCGCATCCATGAAAAGATCCCATCAGTTCAATCTTTCGGCTCACGCTTATAA